A segment of the Lycium barbarum isolate Lr01 chromosome 7, ASM1917538v2, whole genome shotgun sequence genome:
GTAAAGTTGGGTTTATTATTGTTCATTACGCGTATTTAGTTAGAAATTTTTCGTTATTATTATCTGGTAAAGGTAGAAGTTTTATGTAGATCaaggcttttcattaattcaagagTAATTGATTACAACTGTGGTCCTGGTTCGGAACAACGTCTGACTACTTTCATTTTTAAACATCACGAAGTAATTTAGAAAAAGTGATCATTCAGGCCTCAGCCGATGTCGCCGCTTTTAGCAAAAGTTTTTTAAGGAAAATTtatctctctaccgaggagccaagaggTGGGTAGATATCCAATTGTTCAAGCGCTCTCCTGGCCTCAGACTGCGTATGACGAGCATCTCCTGGCCTCAGACTATATATGGTGAGCATCTCCTGACTTTCTTCAATAATTGCGTAGCATCCTTCTTCTTGGAACAGTGACTCGAGACCCTATCTGTTTCTTCTTTATTCAGCATCGACGTCTTTCTAGGAAATGACTGGTATAGACCCGGAATCAGACGAGGTAAATTCCTTATTCTGGGTTGTCTCTTGATAGCCTTTGTGAGCTCGTCTTCGTTGGGAGCATACCCTAGACCGAAGTGGTAGTTTTCTTTTAGGATAGGCACAGGCTCTATTATCCCTAGAGGTCCCTTCCTGCACCTTTTCCCATTTCAAAGCCACTTCTCAGCATGGTGGAAACAATCATTTTATAGACTGCTGGCATAGGCTTATCGACCTCTTCTTCCACATGAGTGGCCCTAACGTATTCCACCACATGAAATTTTGACATGTGAGGACTCTCCTCGATAACAGGAATGATGTTGTAGGGATACTTCTGAATATCCTTCTCAGCTGCAACTACAATTTCCCATCCCTGTTACTTAAAATTTATGGCTTGGTGCAGAGTTGACGGGACCGCATCGGCAGAGTGTATCCAGGGTCTTCCAGGAGCATGTTGTAGTTGGCTGTAAttgccatgacttggaattctgtGGTGAAAGAGGCAGACCCAACTTTGATCTGTAGGTCTACTCCTCCCAGGGAATCACTTTGGGATCCATCAAACCCTCTGACATTCGTCCCGCTCTGGCGAATTTTGCTCCTTTCATAGCTGAGCTGTGTTAATGTGGTGATGGGGCAGATATTGAGGCTTGGTCCATTGTCCACAAGCACTCTCCCTATTGCCTTGCCACCATACTCCACGGTGATGTTAAGAGCTTTGTTGTGAGAGGTCCCTTCTGTaggcaactctttttttttagaAGCAGATTTTGTGTTCCCCGATGATGTGGGCTACTAACCCAGCCAAGTCTCGCTGCTCGTACCAGCTGGTACGTGTGCATCATCCAACACTCTCATGAGAGCCTGCCTGTGTGATAGAGGGTTGTCTAGTAGTGATAACACCGATATTTGTGCTGGTATTTTCTTCAAATGCTCAATGATGGAGTAGTCTTTTCCTTACATTCACCGCCAGAAATCTTCAGCTTCTCCTTTAGTTATTACTGTCTTTTGGGTGTTTTCTTTCCTTGTAGCATTCTGAGCTAACTCTTCAGGAGTGTAACACCTTCCCGAGCGGGTCATGCCTTAAGCCATGGCTGCTTGTACAATGATATGCTCTTTGGGTGTGAGTGCAATTTGCTGTGCTGCCTGTGCTATCACGGGTGCTGGAATCAAGGTTCTGAACCTCAATGTAGCTTTCATGGCTCCTAGCGCTGGCACCAGAACCTTGAAATTGGGGCACTCCTGGAGTGTGAGGGAGGCTACTATTTGTTCCAGGGACTCGACTACTTTGGGGACCAACACTCTGCAAGCTTCCCAGTTTTCATTCCTCTCAATCATGTGGACTCCGTTGTTTCCAGGATTGGGTAACGGGTTTGTGTTCACATTGGGAGTTGCGGTTTCCAAAatgatttcccttttgtcgatCAGATCCTTAATTTTGTGCTTGTGATATATGCAGTCTTCTATGCTATGCCCATTTCCTGCTGAATGGTAGGCGCAAGTTTGATCAGCTTTGTAGAATCTGTTCTTCGATTGTGCTGGTTTCGGAGGGACCTTCTGGATCAAGCCTACGACCAATAGCCTCTCGAAGAGCCGAGCCCTAGGTTTGAGAAGtaatgtgaattctcttactGGCTTTCTCTCGAAAGCAGGATGTGGAGCATTATATGCTGGGGGTGGTGGTTAATTTTTGTAATTATGAGGTGGTTGATATTCTTGTGTTGGGTTATTTGGTAGTGGGCGGTAATTTTGTTGAGGGGGTGTTTGCTAAGTGGGAGCGGACATGCGGACACTAGGCGGAGCCGTGTATGCTGGTACAGTGGTGGTGAAGCTTGGTTGTGCGTAATACACAGGTGTTTGATAATTTATGAGGGGCGTAGTTATGTGAGAGGATTGTGGCTAGATTAATTAAGTGAATGAAATGATCTTGAGGCCTAAAGTTAAACTCATAGAGTGTGGATATACACAGAATAGGTATAGGTTAATGAAAAAGAAGAGGAATATACACATGGTATACACATCACATGTGTATATCATAagtatactatgtatatataggAGAATGGTCCAGTTATAAGTAGCATCTATATATAAGTAAAAGAGGATGGTTTATTTGTATCACCTATTTGACTAAGTATCTTGAAGCCGTTATGTTATTTTATACATCATTGCATTATCATATCTGCCTCAATCTCTCTGTCATGACTTTCAAGTTTATTTTTAATGTTGTTTGGATTTAAACTACTTCCTATGTGATGATACGTGTGCATAGCTTTGGGGATCTGATTGTATACTATGGCAAACTGGGTTTTGAGAGTTTGAGGTGGTTTGGGGGATAGGTTTAGTCACTCCCCGATGtctagccatgcctggggttcgtgAAACCCCATGGAACTTGTGCGGTGTTGGGAATAAgggtggtgacaaccttttccctTTGGTATGGTATGAGTTGGAGTTTTCAGTGAAGCCAATAGCGTATGATTAAGTCCTTTAGTTGTGCACTTGTAATCAAATtggatacatatgtatatatgtgtataattatgCTAGTAATAGGTTCAGCAAACATAGACTAATTTAGTTACCTTAATCCCAAACTTCATTTTAATACACCCCTATATCATATTCTAGAATGTTGTTGCTTCAAATTATCTTTAATGTATACCATACAACTACTTCAAAGTTATTTTTCACTAATCCAAACATATTCAAGCAGACTTGGATAGGCTCAGACCCATACAAATGCAAACTGACCCTTTTTAACCTTACTCTAATGCCTTAAACCCATCAAAGACTCATATAAGTATGCCTAGATTCCTTAAGCCTAATTTAAGTCTAATCATGATCCTTTATTTTTTATCCTAATTATAACTCATGCTTTCTAATTGACATAGCCAAAGCATACAGACCTATGAAAGCAGATTGAAGAATCAAGTTTAACATAGTCTCATCTAAGAAAAGAGCAACTGTCTTAAATGATTTGAAATAGATCATCACAGTACTTTATCATTCTATTACATTCAAATAGGATCAGCACTGATCTAAAGAATTCACTAAAATACTATTATGACTCATGTAATCATATTCTTGTCATGTTTAAGTATTGAGCAGTCAAAACAGGAAACCTCAACATCCCATAAAGTATACAACAGTTTGTCCACCCATATCTATAGAAAAAACATCAATACATTATTTAATCTCATACATTCAGTCCATATTAGCAACTAGTCACTATGATTAAGCATGTACTTTTAAAATAAGGAAGTAATCTCCATTTCCAAACAATCTAATGAACCTTAAACATTACCTAAACAACACATTGTCACTTAATTGAACCGAAGTAATCCAACAAGAAACTAATCATCAAAACAGGCCATTATCCCACAACAAACTACTgagaaataacaaaaataagtaaAAAGATAAAATGTTACCTTTTAAAAGTGCAGCCTTGGTCAAAATCGAATTTGAAAGCCCTTTGTGCTTCCAAAACCACACTCAGCTACAtagacgaaaaaaaaaaaacaaaaaaaacaaatttttAGGACTCAGAAAACCTCAAACTAAGTCTAAGTCTTAAAATTTTTATACTTAAGAGGCTTGAAATTTGAAGTTTCTagccttctttaatttttttccttttttttcgaCCTCTTTTTTTGGGTGAAGGTGgtgttctatttatagaaccccaaaaattgtTCAAACCTTGCAAACATCAATGTGGGACAAACAATCTTTCCCAGAAAATGAACTTACATAGCAAATCTATGGCTCAAATGACTTATCAACAAATGAACGGCCAGATCTGAGCCTTATTTGGATCCTGAgcagttcatcattgagcacacaGAGCAGAAAATCAAGAACGCCGGGGTTATCCTCAGAGAGTGGAATGGTCGTGTGAGTTGAGGCCCGGATAGTTTCGCTCTAGACAGGTTCGAGGCAGGGTGCGACCCAGGGTATCATGAATGGCTACAGGGATACTTGGCCCGTGCATCCATCCCAGGGCCCATAATTCCTCATGATGCTCGAGAAGAAGAGCATTTGAAGGAAGGTTTGTAAAGCACGGATGAACATTTTGCCAAGATTTTCGAAGAAATAGATCCGGTGATAATCAGGATGGAGATGTACCAAGTACGACTTCAgattcagaccacccttcggaGGGTCAAGAAGGCCAAGACAAGCCAGGCCTCGACATCAGCCGCTGGAGGAGAGCCTTGCTAATTTATTGCTTTATATCAAGCCCCATGTCGGCTTCATCATCTCTATAATCCCTTTAGGGaagatattttatttattaaattatgatgatttttcggggcaatgcttcatcttcacaaatggcacttatATGTTTCAACCGATTAAGAGTAGCCTTAACTTAAAAAGGCCTTAAGAacacgagtagtataaatatctaaaaattacataaatgcttgctacgtgcttcacatgcctATTTGTTGTAtgtgttatcatatattaagGTTTGAGTACATTTGATCTGATGATCTAAACTACTTAACAAAAGAAAAATCCCAAAGCTTAAAACTTATCCAAGTTTTTTTTCCACAAAAGGTTGACTTAAAATGGCAAACCAAGGAGAACAGGATACGCGGAATTTAGGAGAGACAGCCGAGATGCCGAGAGACAAGGTACTACAAATGGAGAAGCACCTCTAAGAAATAGGGAGGAAAATTGTGGAAGTGGACAGATTGTTGGAGATGGTTGGGAACCCGCCAGAGGGCATACCCCAAGAACTATACTATGGGAATTTCCCAGAAGAAGTAAGGGATTTGGTGCTGAACTATATACCTTTAGAGAGGAGGCCTATGACACCTAGAGAGGGAAACCCGGAAGGAGTAAATGAAAACCAGGAAGCTAGATCAGACCCATGGGTGATAGAATCAGACCCACAAGAAGAGTCGGAACCTCAACAGGAAGGCTCCGAACCCATCGAAGAAGAAAAactagaagaggaagaagaagagcctcAGGATATGGAGGAGGAGGAATTAGTGCCCATCGACATAGAGGCTGAAGGAGAAGAAAAGCCATTTGAGATGTTTCCCGAGTTTGCAGAAGAAGAGAATGAATTGAATGAGGAATCTGACTACTATGCCCCAACGAGAGAGAGAGGATAGAGCAGGCGGCGATTAGGGTTTTTACGTGGAAGAGGAAAGTGAAGAGAGAGGGACAACTTAAGGATGTTTGGtgtgaaataaaaaaataaagaggTATATCCCCCTTATCTAGTGCGAGATTGGGCCGGATCGTGCCCATTTGGGGTGGACTCAGTCTAATCTTAAAATTAAAAGGCCTGCCTCTTGGTATAGGTATACATgcttgtgtatacatatatatgtgtacctggtatgtatatgtatatacgtgtatatgtacatatatacatacgtgtatatgtatatgtatatatatatgtgtgtgtgtgtatatatataaagataATTTGATAATTAGATAAAGATTAATATtaatgatattttaattatagATAAAATTTGGACATAATTATcctattaaaataatttaaaaatggcCAATTGTGTTAATGGGCTTAAAATTGCGAATACaaccttaattgattttaatccaACTGATTGGATGCTAACAAGCTAGAAGAAAAGGAGCCTGACACAGCACAGAGGACTGCATAAATCTCAAGAACAGAATCCAGGATTTGATCGACAAAAGGGAAACATTTTGGAAACCGAAGCTCCTAATGTGAACACAAACCCGTTACCCAATTCTGGAAACAACGGAGTCCATATGATTGAGAGGAATGAAGACTGGGAAGCTTGCAGAGTATTGGTCCCCAAAGCAGTCGAGTCCCTGGAACAAACAGTAGCCTCCCTCATACTCCAGGAGCGCCCCAATTTCAAGGTTCTGATCAAAGCGCCATGAGCCACGAAAGCTACATTGAGGTTCAGAACCTTGATTCCAGCACCCGTGATAGCACATGCAGCACAAAAAATTGCACTTACACCCAAAGAGCCAATCATTGTACAAGCAGCCGTGGCTCAAGGCATGACCCGCTCGGGGAGGTGTTACACTCCTAAAGAGTTATCTCAGAATGCTACAAGGAAATAAAACACTCAAAAGAGAGCAAtaactgaaggagaagctgaagaTTTCTGGCGGTGCATGCAACCAAAAGACTACTCCATCGTTGAGCATTTGAAGAAAACACCAGCACAAATATTGGTGTTATCACTACTAGCTGGCTCCCCATCACATAGGCAGGCTCTCATGAGAGTGTTGGATGATGCACACGTACCAGCTGGTAcgagcagtgaagacttggctagATTGGTAGCCCACATCATCGGGGAACAGAAAATCTGTTTCTCAAAAGAAGAGTTGCCAGCAGAAGGGACCTCTCACAACATAGCTCTTAACATCACCGTGGAGTGCGGTGGCGAGGCAATAGGGAGACTTGTGGACAGTGGATCAGGCTTCAATATCTGCCCCATCACCACATTAACACATCTCAGCTATGATATGAGCAAAATCCACCAGAGCGAGACGAACGTCAGATGGTTTGATGGATCCCAAAGTGATTCCCTGGGAGAAGTAGACTTACAGATCAAAGTTGGGCCTGCCTTTTTCACCacagaattccaagtcatggcaaTTACATCCAACTACAATATGCTCCtgggaagaccctggatacacTCCGTCGGTGCAGTCCCGTCAACTTTGCGCCAAGCCATAAAATTTAAGTGGCAGGGATGAGAAATAGTAGTTGCAGCTGAGAAGGATATTCAGAAGTATCCTTACAATATCATTCCTGTGATCGTGGGGACTCTTCACATGTCAAACTTTCATGTGGTGGAATACGTTGAGGCCACTTATGTGGAAGAAGAGGTCGATAAGCCTATGCCAGCAGTCTACAAAATGATTGCTTCCACCATGCCGAGAAGTGGTTTTGAAACGGGAAAGGTGTAAGAAGGGACCTCGAAGGGATAATAGAGCCTGTGCCTATCCCAAAAGAAAATTACCACTTCGGTTTAGGGTATGCTCCCAGTGAAGACGAGCTCACAAAGGCTATCAAGGGAGAACCCAGAACAAGGAATTTACCTCATCCGATTCCGGGTCTGTACCCGTCATTTCCCAGAAAGATGCCGATGCTGAATAAAGAAGAAACTGATGGGGGTCTCGAGTCGCTGTTCCAAGAAGAAGGATGCTACGCGATTATTGAAGAAAGTCAGTAGATGCTCGCCTTATGCAGTCTGAGGGCAGGATAGCGCTTCAATAATTGGACATCTACCCCTCTCTTGACTTctcggtagagagatggattttcctTAAAACCCTTTTGCTAAATGCGGCGACATCGGCTGAGGCCCGAATGATcgccttttctaaattacttcgtGATGTTTAAAAATGGAAGTAGTCCGACGCTGTTCCGAACCAGGACCACAGTTGTAATCAATTActcttgaattaatgaaaagcctcgatcTACATAAAACTGCTACTTTTACCagataataataacaaaaatttTCTAACTAAATACGCGTAACGAAcaataata
Coding sequences within it:
- the LOC132601656 gene encoding uncharacterized protein LOC132601656, yielding MVGNPPEGIPQELYYGNFPEEVRDLVLNYIPLERRPMTPREGNPEGVNENQEARSDPWVIESDPQEESEPQQEGSEPIEEEKLEEEEEEPQDMEEEELVPIDIEAEGEEKPFEMFPEFAEEENELNEESDYYAPTRERG